From the Terriglobales bacterium genome, the window CTGCCACCCTTGATCGCGGAAAGATGTTTGCGAATGGCGTTAATTTCTCCGATCGTGGCGCTCGAATGGACCAGAATTCGGTAAGTTTCAATCAGGTCGTCGAGCGAAATTTTCTCGTAACGCGGTACCTCGACCAACGCCGATGCTCCGCCGCTGATCAGATAGAGGACGAGCGTATGTTCGTGAAGTCCTGAAAGACATTTCAGAATGGCTTGCGCGGCGCTTACCGATTCAGCATTTGGGAGTGGATGTCCTCCAATGAAATAGCGAAAGCCAGAATGTTGCGATTCAGGCAGATGCGGAGCTACCACAATGCCTTCGAGCCCTGGCCCGGTCTGCGCGATCAGCGAGTCCAGCATTGTATGTGCCGCCTTGCCGATGGAAACGACCAGAACACGCGCGTAGGACCCCAAGTCATAAAGATCCTGCTCCACTCGAAGCACGCCGCGCGAGTACTCAACCTTCTTGCCAAAGATGTTTGGGATGCCGATCTCTCGAAGGGTGTCGAGGAAGACCTGGCGTGCAAGTGCGCGCATCGAGTCGAACTCGGACGCTCTGTCTTCGCTCATCAGGCGCGCTGTGCCGCGAGAGCAGGGAAGTGACGCGGCAGCCATTCGGTGATGGCATCACGCATCAGCGGCAGCTTGCCTTCAAAGAAATGGTCGGCGTTCTCGACCAGCACAAACTCCTTTGGCTCGGCAGCGAGTTTAAAGATCTCGCGCAGATTGGCCGCCGGCGCGAACTGATCGTGGTCGCCGCTGACCATCAGTTTGGGCTTGGTGCAATTGGCGAGATAGGAGTACGTGTAAAGGCGCTCCTCGACGGCCAGAGGAGTACCCAGTGCGATGAGTCCCACAACGCGCTGATCGGCGCAGCACGTTTTCAATCCTGTAGCGGCGCCGAAGGAGAATCCTGCAAAGATGATGGGCTTCCCGTATTCCCGTTCGAGCCACTCCAAGGCCGCGCGAATGTCGTCGCGCTCGCCTCGTCCGTTGTCATGTGTGCCCTCGCTGAGTCCAGTGCCGCGAAAATTGAAACGTAGGACGGGTAGACCGAAGCTGTTGAGCGCCTTCGCAGCGTGATACACAACCTTGTTGTGCATTGTGCCGCCGTGCACTGGATGCGGATGGCACACGAGCGCCGAGTAGGGCGCGTCTGAATCGCCGGCATTGAGCAGTGCTTCGAGCCG encodes:
- a CDS encoding alpha/beta fold hydrolase, giving the protein MPNAIQSLFLSGPTGRLEALLNAGDSDAPYSALVCHPHPVHGGTMHNKVVYHAAKALNSFGLPVLRFNFRGTGLSEGTHDNGRGERDDIRAALEWLEREYGKPIIFAGFSFGAATGLKTCCADQRVVGLIALGTPLAVEERLYTYSYLANCTKPKLMVSGDHDQFAPAANLREIFKLAAEPKEFVLVENADHFFEGKLPLMRDAITEWLPRHFPALAAQRA